Sequence from the Caballeronia sp. SL2Y3 genome:
GCGCGCGCCGCGTCGGGCGGCACGGCGAGCACGACGCCATCGCCCGGCCCGAGCGCGACAGGCTCGCCCGCGCCCTCGAAAGCGAGCGAGCTTACCCGTTCCTTCGAATCCGTGCCCGAAAAGCCGATGTTCGCCGCCCGCGCGCCGAGCCGGATGTCCGCGCCGCCGTACTGCAAGAGCCGCAGCGCGGGCTCGACGAACGCATGCGCCACGCCGTTCTTCGCGATGAGCGGCCGGCACGCCTGGCCGCCCGCCGCCAGCGTTTCGCGCAGCAGATGCGAGGCGACCGTCGCGCTCGCTTCCGCCGGGTCCGCGTTGAGCAGCGTGCGCAAGAGCGGCCGCGCGAGCCGATCCCACACGCGGCCGCGCGCGCGCATCGATTCCTCGACGGTGCGCCCCGGCTTGCCGAAAAAGAGCGGCAGCATGGGCAGATAGTCGGCGGGCTGCGTGCCGGGCAGACGCGCCTCCGCGTCGAAGATCCAGCGCGGCAAGCGTCCCGGCGTCATCCGGATGGTCCACGCCTGACCGCTCGCGGCATCGAAAAAAGGATAGTCGGGCTGCGTCGGGCCGGCGACGTTATCCGCGGAACTGATCGCGCGCAGAAAGCCGAGCGTGGCGTGATCGCCCGAGAGCAGCAGATGACAGCCGTTATCGACCGTCATGCCGAGTTTCGCGTCGAAGTACGAGCGGCTGCGGCCCCCGGCGCGGGCTGCCGATTCGTGGAGCACGACGCGCGCTCCGCGCCGCTGCGCCTGCACCGCGGCGGCGAGACCGGCGAGCCCGGCCCCGACGACGTGTACGGTCCGGGACATCAGAGAAGATTGCGCGCGACGATCCAGAGCAGGCGCGCACGCGGCGTGCGCACGCGCGTGCGCGGCAGGTCGAAGCCGCGTTTCAGGTTCGCCTCGAGCACGGCGCGATACGCGGCCGACATGATGCGCGGCGCGCGCACTTCGTGGCGCGGCGATGCCGCCATGATCGCGTCGGACTGCGCGTAGTGGCCTTTCGCGCGCTCGGCGAGCACCGCGCAGACGCGCGGCAGCCGCGCATCGCCCACGATCGCCGCCGGATTGCTCGTCGCGATGCCTTCGCGCGCCAGCAGTTCGCGCGGCAGATAGACGCGGCCGATGGCGGCGTCTTCGTCGATATCGCGCAGGATGTTGGTGAGTTGCAGCGCGCGCCCGAGGTGATGCGCGAGCCGCCGACCGGCGTCTTCCTGCATCCCGAAGATTCTCACCGACAGCCGCCCGACCGCGCTCGCGACACGGTCGCAATACAGGTCGAGCGTGGCTTCGTCGGGCGCGACGATGTCGCCGGCGGCGTCCATCGCCATGCCGTCGATCACGGCGTGAAAGTCGTCGCGAGAGAGATGGAAAGCGTGGATGTGGCGGGTGAGCGCTTCGAGGGAGCGCTTCGGCGCGCCGCGATAGCAGGCGTCGATGTCCTCGCGCCAGCCCTCCAGCGCGAGCGCGCGTTCGCGGCGCGGCAACGCGCCTTCGTCGGCGATATCGTCCACCGCGCGGCAGAAGGCGTAGATCTGGTACATCGCGTCCCGCTGCGCAGCCGGAAGGATGCGCATGGCGAGATAGAACGAACTGCCCGACGATGCCTTCGCGGCCTCGGTGGTGGATTCGTCGGCGATGATATTGGAAACGGCCAAGACGGACTCCGCTGTGGCGCCCCCAAGGGCAAATTAAGAGATCGGGCGCCGGTTCCGACGATCCCATCGAGCGCGCGGAACGACGTGGCGCTGAAGAGGGAATGACCGAAGGAGACGGCCGGCGCGCGCCGGCTGCGAACTGCGCCGGAAGCGGCTAGGAGTATACCAATGATTCGGCCCGATTGCGCCTTGCGGCGGCGCGCGCGGCCCCGATCAGGCGAAGCCGACCGAACGGTTGCGCCCTTCGCGCTTCGCCACGTACAGCGCGGCGTCGGCTTCGTTGATGAGCGCCTCGTACGACGACGTCACCTCGCGCCGCGCGCACGCCACGCCGACGCTCGCCGTCACCGGCACGCGCGCACCCTGCACGTCGATAGGCGTTTCGCAGATCGACTGGCGCACTTTCTCCGCGACGATCATCGCGTCGTCGAAGTTCGTGCACGGCAGAAGCAGCGCGAATTCCTCGCCGCCGAAGCGCCCGAATACGTCCTGCACGCGCACGGTCGCCGCGACCCGCTCGGCCATCACGCGCAACACCGTGTCGCCGACCAGATGGCCGAGTTCGTCGTTGATGCGCTTGAAGTGGTCGAGATCGAACAGCAGCATCGACAGATCGCCGCCGTAGCGCTGCCAGCGCGTGAATTCGTCGCGAATGCGCAGTTCGAAATAGCGCCGGTTCGCGATGCCGGTCAGGCCGTCGCGGTCGGCGAACTCCTGCAGCTTGGCGACGGCTTCGTCGCGGGCGCGCTGCATCATGCTCGCGTGCGTGGCATCGGAAATGGTCACGCAGACGGCGCGCACTTCGCGCTCGTGCGTGAGCGGCATGAACGTGCAGTCCTGCTGCATGAAGTCGACCCCGCCGGTAATCGGCCGGTCGTGATCGAACTTGAAGAGATACGGCCGCTGTTCCCACGAACTGAACGCGAAGCTGCCGAGTTGAAACACGCTTTCCACCTTGCGCGTGAGCCACACGCGCGGCAGTTCGGGAAAGCTCGCGAAAATCGACTTGCCCGTGACCTGCTCGGCCGTCTTGCCGCTGTGGTCCGCCATGAAGCGGTTCCACATGAGCACGTTCAGATCGCGGTCCAGCACGAAGATGCCGAAGCCCACGCGCTCGATCACCAGTTCGCTCAGCACATGGCGCAGTTCTTCCATATCGGCGCGGCGTCAGAAGCTGGAAAGCAGCGCGTCGAGCGCTTCGTTTACGTGCTGGATGGCGTCTTCGGCCATCAGCATCACCAGATGCGCGCGGAAGCTGTGATCCTCCAGCGCGAAGTTGACTTCGAGCAGAAGCGCCGTTTTCCACGCGAGCATCGCGGGCTGGAAGACTTCTTCCAGCGCCAGTTCCGCGCCGAGCATGCCGGGCGGCGAGAAAATCGGCGCGCGGCCGAGCCGGTCCAGAATGCACGACACGCACGCGCCGATCAGCACCGTCGCCACGTCGAAGACGAGTTCCGTGCGCGTGGTCGCTTCGTAGGTGGACTTCGTGTACGGATCGTCGACGAGCGCGCAGAGGTCATCGACGCTGCCGCTCTTGCACAGCACGATCGCCTCGCCCTTGATGTCCGAGCGAAAGCCCTGGCGCACGGCGGTCACGGCGTCGGTGATGCCGGTCATCTCGCGCAACGCGGCGGACGCTTCCGACACGTTCACCACGCGCACGCGCGGCACCGACAGTTCGATGAACGTGCCGAGCAGCTTCGACAGGCGCGTGGCGGCCTGACCCATCGCCATGTTGGCGACTTCCTGCAGCGCGTCGCGCTGGTCTTCGTTGAGGGCGGGTTCAACCATGGAGACCGTACTCCTTCAAAACGGGACGCAGCGCTTCGGGCGTCACGGGCTTCGGCAGGAACGCAATGGCGCCGAGCGCGCGCACGCGTTCCTGCGCGAGCGGTTGCACGTCGGCGGAAACGACGATCACGAACGTGTTCAGGTCTTCGTGCTGAAGCGCGTCGAGGACCTGATAGCCGGTCATGTCCGGCATCGTCAGATCGAGAAACATGACGGATGCGCGGCCCGCGCGATACAACGCGAGCGCCTCGCGCCCATTCGTCGCGTAGGAGATGTCGACGTCCCAGTCCGCAGGCAGTGCGCGCGTCAACACCTTGCGCGCGAGCAGGGAATCATCGGCAATGACAATCGGCAAAGGCATGGTCGGTCGAATCGGTGTGCGTTCGTGGCTGACGGGAAGCACGGCCTACACGGCATGCTCTCGTATGCTTTTACGGCGCGGCTGCGGAGATCTTTAGGGAGACAGGGGGCGCGTTCGTCCCCGGCCGTTGATGGCGGGCGTGAGCGAATGAGACAGCGCCGAAGCGGCGCGGCTCTGCGGCGCGATGTAACGGTACGCGGCGAGCGCGCACCCGAGCGTCTGGTTCGGCGTCATGTTGCCTTGCCCCGTGCGTCGTCCGGGCGGCGAGCCGCGCCGGACCTTGGCCTTTTTGTTTTATTGCTCGCTCGCGCGGCGCGCCTAGCGAACTCTATGTATCCGACACCAGCTCTGAGGGCAGATTGATCGGACGATTGCATTGTCGGCCCCGATCCGCGCGAAAGCAACTCGCCGGCGCGCCGCTCGGGGAAACTGTTTCTCGTTTTATGCGGCGACTGAGAAGTCCTTTTTCCGTCTAACACGCGATCAGATACCCACTGCTTCGGTGCACGTTTGCGCTACGGATATTCTCGCTAAGTGAGCATCGCACGGGCGTGCTAGTTCGTCGGGGAGACATGAGGCGCCTTCGTAGTAGGCATGAAAGCTGCTTGCTTTACGCGATTACGCCCCGCGCGCCCCGTACGCCATTTGTCGAACGGGCGATCGCGCCAACGGTCGAGTAAAGTTTTCCACTTCGCTGCCAAAATGACGCTGCAACGTGAGGAGCACGACGCTGGGCCTGCCACAGCACCGCGGCAGGACGAACCCCCTTTTCCCGTCGTCCCCGAACGCAATTTCGCCGCGCAGCGCATGACGCTCTACGCGCTGTTGGTCGCCGCAGTCGTGCTTCCGTGCGTGTATGTCGCCATCACCGCGATATCCGACTACCGTGCTCGCGTGTCGAGCGCCTCCGAAGCAGTCGCCCGCAACGCGAGAATCGCGGAAGAGCACGCCCTCAAGGTTTTCGATCTCAACGTCACGCTGAACGAACGCATCGTCGATCTGCTCGACGATCTCGACGCGGACGCGATTCGCCACCAGGACGGCGTCGTCCACACGCGCCTGAGCCAGTTGATCGGCAGCTACCATCAGGTGGCTGCGGCCTCGGTGTTCGGTCCGGACGGCCAGTTGCTCGCCACGAGCCGCGCGTGGCCGACGCCTGATGTCACGGCGAGCGGGCGGGAGGACTTCGCCGGGGTGCGCGCCGACAGCCGGCTTGCGCAGATCTCGCGCCTCATGCTCGGCAAGATCGCCGGCGAGCGCGTGTTCAACACGGCCGTCGCGCGCAAGACGCCGGACGGACAATTCGCCGGCATGGTGTCGATTGCGCTGCGTCCGTCGTATTTCAACGACTTCTATCGCGAACTGCTCGGCGACAACTCGACCGTCTCGCTCGGTCTTGCCCGCGCCGACGGCGAAGTGCTCGCGTGGTATCCGGAGCGGCCGCCCAACCGGATGGCGCTTGCCGCGAGTTCGCCGTTGCGCGAGGCGTATCGCGCCGGCACGCACGACGGCGTGATGAAGATGGTCTCGGGGCTCGACAACGAGTTGAAGATCGTCGCGTTTCGGCGGGTCGGCGATTATCCGCTCTATGTGTCGAGCGGCTTTCCCGTCGAAACGATCTGGGCGCAGTGGTACCGGAATCTGTCCGTGCTCGCGCTGTCGATCCTCGCGCCGTGCATCGTGTTGTGGGGCGTGATCGGGCAGTCGCTGCGGCGGCTCGCCAAAGAGGAAGAAGCGTGGGAACGCTGGCAGGCCGAGGCGTCGATGCGCCGCTCCATCGAATCCGCGTACCGGCAGGCGCGCAAGATGGAGGCGCTCGGCAATCTCGTCGGCAGCGTCGCGCACGACTTCAACAATCTGCTCATGATCGTGTCCACGAACGTGCAGATTGCGCGGCGGCGCGGCCCCATCGGGCTCGATCGCGAACTGACCGCGATAGAGCGCGCGTTGAAGAACGGCCAGTCGCTCACGCGGCAGTTGCTCGGCGTCGCGCGCAAGCAGCCGTTGCGCAGCGAGGTCATCGCCATCGGCAAGTGGGTGTCGACGGAGCGCGAACTGCTGCGCGCGTCGCTCGGAGCGAAGGTCGCGCTGCACTCGGAGGTCGCGGCGGACGTGTGGAAGATTCGCGTCGACCCGGCCGAGCTGGAACTCGCGCTCATCAACGTGGCCGTGAACGCGCGCGACGCGATGCCGAACGGCGGCACCTTCACCGTGCGCGCGGACAACGTGCGCTTTCGCCACGAGGACGGCTTTCCGCTCATCGGCGAATTCGTGCAGATTTCGCTGGAAGACACGGGTGTCGGCATGAGCGCGGACGTGCTCGCCCGCGCGTTCGAGCCGCTTTTCACGACGAAGCCGAAGGGCATGGGCACCGGGCTCGGCCTGCCGCAGGTGTTCGCGTTCTGCGAGCGTGCGGGCGGGCTCGCCACCATCGACAGCGCCATCGGCGCGGGCACCTCCGTGCGTCTCTATCTGCCGCAGGCGACGGCGACCGATGCGCCCCACGCGGAACCGGAACAGGCGGCCGCGACGGCGCAAGAGGCGGACGGCTTGCGCGTGCTGCTCGTCGAAGACAACGAGGAAGTCGCCGCCGGCACCGAGGCGCTGCTCACGATGATGGGCCATCGCGTGACGTACGCGTTCAACGCCGATACCGCGATGACGCTGCTGGAAGCGGCGCGGGAGAACATGGCGGTCTCGGGCTTCCCGTTCGATGTCGTGCTCTCGGACATTCACATGCCCGGGCAACTCAACGGCATCGATCTCGCTGAACGCATGCAGCGATTCGAGCCGCGCATTCCGGTCATTCTCGTCACCGGCTATGCCGAAGAACTCGACCGCGCGCGCCAGGTCGATGCGCGCGTGCTCGCCAAGCCCTTCGACATCGCGCTGCTGGATACGCTCTTGCGCGGCATCCGCGAGAAACACGCCGCGCGTTCCGAAGACCGCTGACGCACCCCGGCATGACTGTTGCGTGAGCAAACGCATGTGCGGCAACCCGGCGTTGCCGATCCGCGGATTCCGCTCAACGAGAGGAGACGACCATGCGACACACCGTCATCGGAGTATTCGATACCTACGCCCAGGCCGAGGATGCGCGCTCGGCGCTCGTCACGGCCGGCTTCGCGCGCGGCGATATCGAGCTTCAGGCGAACCCGAAGCGGGACGATGCCGCGCAGCCGTCGAGCTTGAGCGACGCCGAGACGCACGCGCAGCCGGGCGTGCTCGCCAACATCGAGCGGTTCTTCAGCATGCTCTTCGGCGGACGCGATCATCCGCCCGAAGTCGCGCATTATTCGGAAGCGGTGCGCCGGGGCGCGGTGCTCGTCGCCGTCGATACGCCGAGCGAGGCGCAAGCCGACATCGCCCGCACGACGCTGACCGACTGCGGCGCCATCGACATCGATGAACGCGCGGCGAGCTGGTCCACGCTTTCGCACGGCGCGGCCGCGACGCCGCCCACGACCGCCGACGACCGCGATCACTCCATTCTCGACGAGCTCGGTCTCGGTCGCGGCAGCGGCGTTCCGGGCCGCGATCCCGTGAATCCGCCGCGTGCGGACGTGCCGCGCGCGCGCGCTTATCCGCGCTCGGACGCGCCGGTTGCCGATCCGGTCGCGCCGCCGTTCATCGACCCGCTCGCCGGCCCGCTCGGCGATCCGCTGCTCGATCCGATCGGCGAGCCGCGCACGCCGGCGGGCGGCGGAATCGGCAGCGAAACGGGCGCCGAAGCCTTCACGCGCACCGATCCCGCGACGCTGACCTCGCGCGACTACGTGACCGACCCCGCCGACGATCCGCTGATGCCGGCGACGCGCCCGCAGCGCGGCACGCCGGAGCCTTCCACGACGCAATACGAACAAGTCGAAACGAAGCCGGCGACTGCATCGCAAGGACAGGCGCAAGGACAGGCGCAGACCGATCCGCTGACCGGCGTGCACGTCGATCCGAACACGGACTGGCGCTCCATCGACACGATCGAGCCGTTGAGCACGCTGGACGAGCCCGCCAAGCCGCAGCAATTGAACATGCAGAATCAGGTGCAATCGCAGTCGATGCCCGCGATGGGCGCGGCAGGCGATCCGATCGGCACGTCGGCGGCGTCGCAGGCTGCGGTTCCGCTCGGTCCGCGCACGGTGCCGAACGAGTACATGGAGTACGAAGAAGACTTTCGCGCCGACTACGCCACGAAGTACGCGACGACCGGCGAGCCGTACGAGGACTATGAGCGCGCGTATCGCTACGGCGCGACGCTCGGCAACGACGAGCGTTTCCGCAATCGCGCGTGGGACGACCAGATGGAGTACGAGATGCGGCGCGACTGGGAAAGCCGCCATCCCGAAGGCGATACGTGGGATCGCTTCAAGGCGGCGATCCGTCACGGCTGGGATCGCGTGACGGGGCACCATCACGTGTGACCGGCGATATCCGCTCTAAATGACGACGGCCCGCTCGCGCGGGCCGTTGTCGTTTGTAAAGCGCCTCAGCCTCAGGCGGCGAAATCCCGCACCCACGCGACGTATCTGTCCACGAAGGTTTGCAAGAACTTGCGCGTGTCTTCGCTCACGATATTTCCGTTCGCGTCGATGCGCTTTTCGTCGTGTTTGATGTACATCTCCGGCTGGCCCATCAGCGCGACGTCGAGGTACGCGCACACGCTGCGCAGATGCGCCTGCGCGAGCGCCGTGCCGATGGCGCCGACCGACGTGCCGATGACCGCGCCCGGCTTGCCGCCCCACGCGCTTTGTCCCCACGGCCGCGAGCCCCAGTCGAGCGCGTTCTTTAGCACGCCGGGAATCGAGCGGTTGTATTCGGGCGTGACGAAAAGCAGTCCGTCGGCTTCGGAAATCTTCTGCTTGAGCGTGCGCGCGGCTTCGGGGAAGTCGCTGTCGTATTCCTGGCTGTAGAGGGGCAGGCTGCCGATGTCCAGATGCTCGAAAGTGAAATCGCTCGGCGCGAGCGATTCGAGCGCGTGGGCGAGTTGCCGGTTAAATGAATCCTTGCGCAGGCTCCCCACGACCACCGCGATCTTGTACGCCATGACATTTCCCCCGTCGAAAGGATGAGATTGAACCACCGATACATCATCTGTAGTCAACGCGAGAGCACATGATAGGCCCATCGCCCGGCGATCGTCACGGGGATGCCGCGAATGGTCCGCGGCTCCGTTTCTGTAACCAATCGGGCAGTCCAGCCCGCGCCGCATGAACACTCGCTTTGCGGCCAGCTATCCCCACGTTTATCCACAGAAACTGTGGATAAGTACGCGAAACGGCTGGCGGACCGCGCTTTTCGATTCAGGAACGAAACAAAACGCGACGGCAGGCCCT
This genomic interval carries:
- the hpnD gene encoding presqualene diphosphate synthase HpnD yields the protein MAVSNIIADESTTEAAKASSGSSFYLAMRILPAAQRDAMYQIYAFCRAVDDIADEGALPRRERALALEGWREDIDACYRGAPKRSLEALTRHIHAFHLSRDDFHAVIDGMAMDAAGDIVAPDEATLDLYCDRVASAVGRLSVRIFGMQEDAGRRLAHHLGRALQLTNILRDIDEDAAIGRVYLPRELLAREGIATSNPAAIVGDARLPRVCAVLAERAKGHYAQSDAIMAASPRHEVRAPRIMSAAYRAVLEANLKRGFDLPRTRVRTPRARLLWIVARNLL
- a CDS encoding response regulator, giving the protein MPLPIVIADDSLLARKVLTRALPADWDVDISYATNGREALALYRAGRASVMFLDLTMPDMTGYQVLDALQHEDLNTFVIVVSADVQPLAQERVRALGAIAFLPKPVTPEALRPVLKEYGLHG
- the hpnE gene encoding hydroxysqualene dehydroxylase HpnE, with translation MSRTVHVVGAGLAGLAAAVQAQRRGARVVLHESAARAGGRSRSYFDAKLGMTVDNGCHLLLSGDHATLGFLRAISSADNVAGPTQPDYPFFDAASGQAWTIRMTPGRLPRWIFDAEARLPGTQPADYLPMLPLFFGKPGRTVEESMRARGRVWDRLARPLLRTLLNADPAEASATVASHLLRETLAAGGQACRPLIAKNGVAHAFVEPALRLLQYGGADIRLGARAANIGFSGTDSKERVSSLAFEGAGEPVALGPGDGVVLAVPPDAARALVPDVVAPDEFRAIVTVHFAVDAPIGSIGSIGAERLTFFVNGAADWLCAGDGRLTATIVSANRLLSTPHEDIAAAVWRDVAKALRLPPVPMPPWQVIAEERATFAAVPSQEGLRAATRTRWPNLTLAGDWTATDLPATIEGAIRSGQKAADALLNPSMER
- a CDS encoding hybrid sensor histidine kinase/response regulator, yielding MTLQREEHDAGPATAPRQDEPPFPVVPERNFAAQRMTLYALLVAAVVLPCVYVAITAISDYRARVSSASEAVARNARIAEEHALKVFDLNVTLNERIVDLLDDLDADAIRHQDGVVHTRLSQLIGSYHQVAAASVFGPDGQLLATSRAWPTPDVTASGREDFAGVRADSRLAQISRLMLGKIAGERVFNTAVARKTPDGQFAGMVSIALRPSYFNDFYRELLGDNSTVSLGLARADGEVLAWYPERPPNRMALAASSPLREAYRAGTHDGVMKMVSGLDNELKIVAFRRVGDYPLYVSSGFPVETIWAQWYRNLSVLALSILAPCIVLWGVIGQSLRRLAKEEEAWERWQAEASMRRSIESAYRQARKMEALGNLVGSVAHDFNNLLMIVSTNVQIARRRGPIGLDRELTAIERALKNGQSLTRQLLGVARKQPLRSEVIAIGKWVSTERELLRASLGAKVALHSEVAADVWKIRVDPAELELALINVAVNARDAMPNGGTFTVRADNVRFRHEDGFPLIGEFVQISLEDTGVGMSADVLARAFEPLFTTKPKGMGTGLGLPQVFAFCERAGGLATIDSAIGAGTSVRLYLPQATATDAPHAEPEQAAATAQEADGLRVLLVEDNEEVAAGTEALLTMMGHRVTYAFNADTAMTLLEAARENMAVSGFPFDVVLSDIHMPGQLNGIDLAERMQRFEPRIPVILVTGYAEELDRARQVDARVLAKPFDIALLDTLLRGIREKHAARSEDR
- a CDS encoding NADPH-dependent FMN reductase translates to MAYKIAVVVGSLRKDSFNRQLAHALESLAPSDFTFEHLDIGSLPLYSQEYDSDFPEAARTLKQKISEADGLLFVTPEYNRSIPGVLKNALDWGSRPWGQSAWGGKPGAVIGTSVGAIGTALAQAHLRSVCAYLDVALMGQPEMYIKHDEKRIDANGNIVSEDTRKFLQTFVDRYVAWVRDFAA
- a CDS encoding GGDEF domain-containing protein; the encoded protein is MEELRHVLSELVIERVGFGIFVLDRDLNVLMWNRFMADHSGKTAEQVTGKSIFASFPELPRVWLTRKVESVFQLGSFAFSSWEQRPYLFKFDHDRPITGGVDFMQQDCTFMPLTHEREVRAVCVTISDATHASMMQRARDEAVAKLQEFADRDGLTGIANRRYFELRIRDEFTRWQRYGGDLSMLLFDLDHFKRINDELGHLVGDTVLRVMAERVAATVRVQDVFGRFGGEEFALLLPCTNFDDAMIVAEKVRQSICETPIDVQGARVPVTASVGVACARREVTSSYEALINEADAALYVAKREGRNRSVGFA
- a CDS encoding chemotaxis protein CheC; the protein is MVEPALNEDQRDALQEVANMAMGQAATRLSKLLGTFIELSVPRVRVVNVSEASAALREMTGITDAVTAVRQGFRSDIKGEAIVLCKSGSVDDLCALVDDPYTKSTYEATTRTELVFDVATVLIGACVSCILDRLGRAPIFSPPGMLGAELALEEVFQPAMLAWKTALLLEVNFALEDHSFRAHLVMLMAEDAIQHVNEALDALLSSF